The following proteins are co-located in the Arctopsyche grandis isolate Sample6627 chromosome 3, ASM5162203v2, whole genome shotgun sequence genome:
- the MED19 gene encoding mediator complex subunit 19: MVDAGYRESRAPAHSPKSSPRGARSPLVSRQDSSGTLKTTISLGKNPSILHSGPFYLMKEPPGECELTGATNLMAYYGLEHSYSKFSGKKLKEQLSSFLPNLPGIIDGPGQQDNSTLRSVIDKPPIGGKELLPLTSAQLAGFRLHPGPLPEQYRYINTTPVKKHKNKHKKHKHKEGGPLSQETQITDAISQDTHEKKHKKQKRHDEEKERKKRKKEKKRKKQKHSPEHPGGLTPSQHSNG; the protein is encoded by the exons ATGGTGGACGCGGGGTATCGCGAGTCCCGCGCGCCGGCGCACTCGCCCAAGTCTTCGCCGAGGGGCGCGCGCTCGCCGCTCGTCTCCCGCCAAGACTCCTCGGGGACGCTCAAGACCACCATCTCGCTCGGGAAAAACCCTTCCATACTCCACTCGGGCCCTTTCTACCTTATGAAAGAACCTCCTG GAGAATGCGAATTAACCGGCGCTACCAATTTGATGGCATATTATGGACTGGAACATTCTTATAGTAAATTTAGTGGTAAGAAACTCAAAGAACAGCTGTCATCATTTTTGCCCAATTTACCGGGCATCATCGATGGACCCGGCCAGCAGGATAATAGTACTTTACGTTCGGTAATCGATAAGCCACCAATAGGCGGAAAAGAGTTGTTGCCGTTGACGAGTGCACAGCTGGCCGGATTCAGACTGCATCCGGGACCCTTGCCAGAACAATACAGATACATAAACACGACGCCGGTCAAGAAGCATAAGAACAAACACAAGAAGCACAAGCATAAGGAAGGTGGACCATTGAGCCAAGAAACTCAAATCACAG ACGCAATTAGCCAAGATACTCACGAGAAGAAGCATAAGAAGCAAAAAAGGCACGACGAGGAGAAAGAGAGGAAAAAGCggaaaaaggaaaagaaaaggAAGAAACAAAAACACAGTCCCGAACATCCCGGTGGTTTAACACCTTCGCAGCACTCGAACGGGTGA
- the sni gene encoding SDR family oxidoreductase sniffer isoform X1, with protein sequence MQSALVTGCNRGLGLGLVSALVRKYPRATLLAACRKPQDAPELQELSGKFENLHIVKLDLSDIDSYKSVVEEISNYTKENGLNLLINNAGVTSKFTTLNYVKSQQLIDNFMINTVAPILLTKQLLPLLKLASQKNPSSIGINRAAIVNMSSILGSIALNDNGGFYPYRCSKTALNAATRSMSIDLKKDNIMVVSLHPGWVKTDMGGANAPLDIETSTQGMIKTLESLNETSTGRFYQYDGEELAW encoded by the exons ATGCAAAGCGCTCTCGTGACCGGGTGCAACCGCGGTTTGGGGCTCGGCCTGGTGTCGGCTCTGGTCAGGAAGTACCctcgagccacgctgctggctgccTGCAGAAAGCCCCAAGATGCACCG GAACTCCAAGAACTAAgcggaaaattcgaaaatctTCACATAGTGAAATTAG ATTTATCAGATATCGATTCGTACAAAAGTGTGGTGGAAGAAATATCAAATTATACCAAAGAGAATGGTTTAAATCTATTGATAAACAACGCCGGTGTAACTTCCAAGTTCACAACGTTGAATTATGTCAAATCTCAACAGCTAATTGACAATTTCATGATTAACACTGTAGCTCCGATACTGCTGACTAAA CAACTGTTACCATTGTTGAAACTCGCTTCCCAAAAAAATCCTTCGTCGATTGGAATCAACCGGGCTGCCATCGTTAACATGAGTTCAATCCTAGGCTCCATTGCATTGAATGATAATGGAGGATTTTACCCCTATAGATGTTCCAAA ACAGCATTGAATGCCGCAACTCGGTCAATGAGCATCGACTTGAAGAAAGACAACATAATGGTAGTATCGTTGCATCCCGGTTGGGTCAAAACAGATATGGGAGGAGCAAATGCTCCACTCGATATCGAAACCAGCACTCAAGGAATGATCAAGACGTTAGAAAGCTTGAATGAAACTAGTACGGGCCGTTTCTATCAATACGATGGAGAAGAACTGGCCTGGTAA
- the MESR4 gene encoding misexpression suppressor of ras 4, whose product MEDTGYHQLPMDKFLPGVSNLGNDVTLMRFQNHGGLNGGSDGSPKAQKLPPPIRERPFMGPERPKPAVVGETYIKKPEKKRPTTFMERMKWLKKFPNANMKKNKYTKISDAASFKNNLERRKALQHPKMFGTTLANGNHDLMKANINEIKEFEFPKATTIMPTNIIPKTMSSPVLAKNTLLINKGKFEGSSSFDESGIHYGNLQPSVTFKCRKCSCTSFESLEMLKEHQLHCSSQASSSETALESDPSNAGNSSGTGNRTARQVVLCSACGTYFANWNLFLHMREVHGRHICLFCLGLFSQADKLSTHLIAKHNVQVNCFKSKEEIVEKFTETFYLTCCKCELVFTQSDNYATHECTQVIRHCLSCNSKGGHKVDCPKNSKHKYTGHLDVDPNKKIKKNVANKQVYESPLNPSLLPPMDMANIVDRGPFAGFDIKPEKDISELSLLEGIGVNLNTLNALTYAVPDVKPEKISASSMALLIEEVKNCLSTTQPTPPPPPPPPVETEAEKLSNNDNTNVSNDVDINVESLQPTDSDVNLESQTNAPSDETKISSISNSSSNKNSSDSVNSVKSAANVQAQEKDIQSDTTTETLKEVNRVPKLTVKVPKVTSEKESSEYSSESEDSDKLTVDLEPRAEDPNVINEEKENLIENTEVKKCDASQDSETPGEDIPIIELTLDQPLDRYPLKDLLEVLLNASIYSCIYCNHARKIAVNGKQLGLHFISQHKFTATVNSITAEELLPETIVSKIRSCLQDVENVHINLDEFGGKTGTKTYDHNYECFQCYYVTTMHKDLYFHNRKMHQKSILLCIMCKSSFYTYSELICHLCPGVYILNSEILFRCCICRFEPIPSAFRLMVHLRKRHHACDVCLEICHNQSKLSSHVWKHKLHHLCYRCGIAYRNKPDITKHLFWKHGTESVLCKKCLQRKWPHVYHFCVPPNLFTCEECSLNFTKAVYLKVHKRIHTEEYPYECVEPNCEQKFISKKLLSKHNTKHTDSLDNERPPNNLDKSSSNNNGEIIDLCEKGEVASTNDTKSKKSKKSKSFKDNLLMDVNLPALNLSESGSSDDSDSEANKKPEASENSAINPSEENPTKTETTDESKPEPVQGIWDNFKLYQESLEKQIEKPHIPTHVCESDHDYCLIPTDESPDVEIVGEIKPKTDTTVSVSRDSSPKKKTKTSKKKGKSETISSSSDSSSDSDSCCSGTNCSCSSSSGSSSSSSSSDSSSTNSPKRRNNTRKDSDASHTSAIDIMAIGESPLRVSKSKDLSFAESDLDSDESATDEEFYDKHPEKIANKLLAEKRNQLIQSVEGTPINNGTYFESSRPPSPDDTDKLQRKKIKVKKRKKEKKLEMILESTSKLISDGVNIPILEQPGVSNKITISLQSNTVQLQESTHIGESMKISSGALSDADSKRASKRRRVPNKFYGYSSDEEHMMKPHQPPKLEWRKEDLPSPSVVQQESPRILPEIPRVPDITIPAPEPIVPMISPPKESSSEDSDSSKEGVLQIKDPYSPSEREPESAKVSEILPPVDSDIPFPRPTGAREAREGESVYCYCRCPYDEVSEMIACDADGCSIEWFHFECVGIMVPPKGKWFCPDCRVRQDNLHK is encoded by the coding sequence ATGGAAGATACTGGATATCATCAACTGCcgatggataaatttttgccCGGTGTGAGCAATTTAGGCAACGATGTCACTCTTATGAGATTTCAAAACCACGGTGGATTAAATGGAGGTTCCGATGGCTCACCGAAAGCCCAAAAGCTGCCTCCACCTATACGGGAGCGACCCTTTATGGGACCGGAACGTCCCAAACCGGCCGTCGTTGGTGAGACGTATATTAAAAAGCCGGAAAAGAAGAGACCTACGACATTCATGGAACGGATGAAATGGCTCAAGAAGTTTCCGAATGCCAATAtgaaaaagaataaatatactAAAATCTCCGATGCAgcttcttttaaaaataatttggaaagaAGAAAAGCCCTACAACACCCCAAAATGTTCGGCACTACGTTGGCTAATGGAAATCACGATTTAATGAAAGCCaacataaatgaaattaaagagttcgaatTTCCAAAGGCGACGACTATTATGCCTACAAATATAATACCCAAGACTATGTCGAGTCCCGTTTTGGCGAAGAATACATTGCTCATAAACAAAGGCAAATTTGAAGGAAGTTCGTCTTTTGATGAAAGCGGCATCCATTACGGAAACTTGCAGCCTTCTGTAACATTCAAATGCCGAAAATGTAGTTGTACTTCGTTCGAAAGCCTCGAAATGTTGAAGGAACACCAACTTCATTGTTCGTCACAAGCTTCGTCATCGGAGACTGCGCTCGAATCGGACCCATCCAACGCTGGAAACAGCAGCGGTACTGGAAACCGAACGGCTCGACAGGTAGTGCTGTGTTCGGCTTGTGGAACTTACTTTGCAAACTGGAATTTGTTTTTGCACATGAGGGAAGTTCACGGTCGACACATTTGCTTGTTCTGTCTCGGACTATTTTCTCAAGCCGATAAACTCTCGACCCATCTCATAGCCAAGCACAACGTTCAAGTTAATTGCTTCAAATCCAAAGAAGAAATAGTGGAGAAGTTTACGGAAACATTTTACCTTACGTGTTGTAAATGTGAACTTGTTTTTACTCAAAGTGACAATTACGCTACACATGAATGCACACAAGTGATTAGACATTGTTTATCTTGTAATTCGAAGGGTGGACATAAAGTTGATTGTCCGAAAAATTCTAAACATAAATATACTGGGCATTTAGATGTAGATCCTAATaagaaaattaagaaaaatgttGCAAACAAACAAGTTTATGAATCCCCTTTGAATCCTTCTTTACTTCCTCCGATGGATATGGCAAATATTGTAGACCGGGGTCCTTTCGCTGGTTTCGATATCAAACCGGAAAAAGACATAAGTGAATTATCATTACTGGAGGGTATAGGAGTTAATCTAAATACGTTAAATGCATTAACTTATGCTGTTCCTGATGTAAAACCTGAAAAAATAAGTGCCAGTAGTATGGCATTGCTAATAGAAGAAGTAAAAAATTGTCTTTCGACTACACAGCCTACGCcaccgcccccgcccccgcctccTGTGGAAACGGAAGCTGAAAAGCTATCAAATAATGATAATACGAATGTTTCGAATGATGTTGATATAAATGTAGAATCATTACAACCGACAGATTCGGACGTCAATTTAGAATCTCAAACAAATGCCCCCTCCGATGAAACTAAAATAAGTAGTATAAGTAATTCTAGCTCTAATAAAAATAGTTCTGATTCTGTAAATTCTGTAAAATCTGCAGCAAACGTGCAAGCGCAAGAAAAAGACATTCAATCGGATACGACGACTGAAACTTTAAAAGAAGTCAACAGGGTTCCCAAATTAACAGTTAAAGTTCCGAAAGTAACTTCAGAAAAGGAATCTTCAGAATACTCATCGGAGAGCGAAGATAGCGACAAACTCACCGTCGATTTGGAACCTAGAGCGGAAGATCCGAATGTGATTAATGAGGAAAAAGAGAATCTAATTGAAAATACGGAGGTCAAAAAGTGTGATGCGTCTCAAGATAGTGAAACTCCGGGTGAAGATATCCCTATTATAGAATTGACATTGGATCAACCTTTAGACCGATATCCTTTAAAAGATCTGCTCGAGGTTTTGTTAAACGCTAGTATATATAGCTGTATATATTGTAATCACGCCCGTAAGATTGCCGTTAATGGAAAACAACTAGGTTTGCATTTCATCTCGCAACATAAGTTTACGGCTACAGTTAACAGTATAACAGCTGAAGAACTTTTGCCAGAAACCATAGTCTCTAAGATCAGATCTTGTTTGCAAGATGTCGAAAATGTGCACATAAATTTGGACGAATTTGGTGGTAAAACTGGTACAAAAACCTACGATCACAATTATGAGTGTTTCCAATGCTACTATGTTACGACCATGCACAAAGatctatattttcataataggAAAATGCACCAAAAGTCCATATTATTATGCATAATGTGCAAATCTAGCTTTTACACGTACAGTGAACTTATTTGTCACTTGTGTCCCGGTGTCTATATCTTAAACAGTGAAATATTATTCAGATGTTGCATTTGTCGGTTTGAACCCATTCCGTCAGCATTTAGATTAATGGTACATTTAAGAAAGCGCCATCATGCCTGTGATGTTTGTTTAGAAATTTGTCATAATCAATCGAAGCTATCGAGCCACGTTTGGAAACATAAACTACATCATCTGTGCTATCGTTGTGGAATAGCTTATAGAAACAAACCGGACATTACAAAACATCTGTTTTGGAAACACGGCACTGAAAGTGTTCTATGCAAAAAATGCTTGCAGAGGAAATGGCCTCACGTCTACCACTTTTGTGTTCCGCCGAACCTCTTCACTTGTGAAGAATGCAGTCTGAATTTCACCAAGGCTGTTTATCTTAAAGTTCACAAACGTATACACACTGAAGAGTATCCCTATGAATGTGTAGAGCCGAACTGTGAACAGAAATTTATCTCCAAAAAATTGCTATCAAAACACAACACTAAGCATACAGATTCTTTAGATAACGAAAGACCTCCTAATAATTTAGACAAGTCGTCCTCTAATAATAATGGAGAAATCATAGATTTATGTGAGAAAGGTGAAGTAGCCAGCACTAACGATACAAAaagtaaaaagagcaaaaaaagCAAGTCATTCAAAGATAATTTACTCATGGATGTTAATTTGCCAGCACTTAATCTATCCGAGAGTGGCAGCAGTGACGATTCAGATTCAGAGGCAAACAAAAAACCCGAGGCTTCCGAAAATAGCGCCATAAATCCGAGCGAAGAAAATCCGACTAAGACTGAAACAACCGACGAGTCTAAGCCGGAGCCCGTTCAAGGGATTTGGGATAATTTTAAGCTTTATCAAGAATCTTTGGAGAAACAAATTGAAAAGCCACATATTCCGACACATGTTTGCGAATCTGACCATGATTATTGTCTTATTCCTACTGATGAATCTCCAGATGTCGAAATTGTGGGCGAGATAAAACCGAAAACTGATACTACGGTGAGCGTCAGTAGAGATAGCAGTCCAAAAAAGAAAACTAAAACTTCAAAGAAAAAGGGTAAATCTGAAACAATATCTTCGTCTAGCGATAGTAGTAGTGACAGCGATTCTTGTTGTAGTGGGACGAATTGTAGTTGCTCCTCCAGTAGTGGATCGTCATCCTCTAGTTCATCTTCCGATTCTTCTAGTACAAATTCTCCTAAAAGGCGTAACAATACTCGCAAAGACAGCGATGCGTCTCACACTTCTGCAATAGATATAATGGCTATCGGAGAATCGCCCTTGCGCGTTAGTAAATCAAAGGATCTTTCGTTTGCGGAATCTGATTTAGACAGCGATGAATCGGCGACTGATGAAGAGTTTTATGATAAACATCCAGAGAAAATTGCAAACAAGTTATTAGCTGAAAAGCGGAATCAGTTGATACAATCGGTAGAAGGAACCCCCATCAACAACGGGACTTATTTTGAATCAAGTCGTCCACCTTCACCGGACGATACTGataaattacaaagaaaaaaaattaaagttaaaaaGAGAAAGAAAGAAAAGAAATTGGAGATGATCCTAGAATCTACTTCTAAGTTGATTTCAGACGGTGTAAACATTCCGATATTGGAGCAACCGGGTGTATCCAATAAAATAACCATATCCCTTCAATCTAATACTGTACAGTTGCAGGAAAGTACACACATTGGCGAGTCTATGAAGATCAGCTCGGGTGCATTGTCCGATGCCGATAGCAAAAGAGCGTCGAAACGTAGAAGAGTACCAAATAAATTCTATGGATACTCTAGCGACGAGGAGCACATGATGAAACCGCACCAGCCTCCAAAATTGGAATGGCGCAAAGAAGATCTCCCGTCTCCCAGTGTGGTCCAACAGGAAAGCCCTCGTATCCTCCCGGAGATTCCGCGCGTTCCAGATATAACCATACCTGCCCCTGAACCGATCGTTCCGATGATCTCACCACCGAAGGAATCGAGTAGTGAAGATTCGGATTCGAGTAAAGAAGGTGTCTTGCAAATTAAAGATCCTTATTCACCATCTGAAAGAGAACCTGAAAGCGCTAAAGTCAGTGAGATTCTTCCTCCGGTGGATAGCGATATACCTTTTCCTCGACCGACTGGAGCACGAGAAGCCCGAGAAGGTGAAAGCGTCTATTGCTACTGTCGCTGTCCTTACGATGAAGTATCGGAGATGATCGCTTGCGATGCCGACGGTTGTTCTATAGAATGGTTTCACTTTGAATGCGTTGGTATTATGGTACCACCGAAAGGAAAATGGTTTTGTCCGGATTGTCGTGTCAGACAGGATAATTTACACAAATAA
- the LOC143909406 gene encoding leucine-rich repeat flightless-interacting protein 2 isoform X1 — MAEVDAQPVWSGADQARQTDGDSESEFSDDDMKFTDEDDEDSQCHPQRNGVDNSNIPCNETVNPQIRVDGEEVQLRDKHPKRPSIGNGQNLTINGNSSSAGVNDEVISIVGILGQDHDKAEARLAARRQARAEARDIRMKEIERQQKEQEENADRAYDMYSETYNRSTRVAGGTPSTVAGSRISATAAFVPPNSYHSSRRSSEDSLEEMGSIRDLRHELKEVEEKFRKAMILNAQLDNDKASFSYQLELLKDKLEDFQELYTQLQREHKDKCRAHDNLAREFRLTKEELDKCVAAVALRDRCIQEAGLELVAVEAAEGEGPGAALVSRAGREALEAAGQGTLDVRLQTLCSERQALVAEVRQLKMQLDDERSRKKSGVQNSHNGPMNGSDSDSDSFEHQRETSKLVADYKFRASKAEQDVLTLQATVTRLESQVIRYKSAMEQAEKVEDELKCDRRKLQRETREAQSRVEELETENSHLNKRLDKLKNAKSALLKEL, encoded by the exons ATGGCTGAAGTGGACGCTCAGCCTGTGTGGTCCGGCGCTGATCAAGCCCGCCAAACAGACGGTGATAGTGAGAGCGAGTTCAGCGATGATGATATGAAATTTACTGATGAAGACGACGAGGATAGTCAATGTCATCCTCAGCGAAACGGAGTGGATAATAGCAACATACCGTGCAACGAGACTGTTAATCCCCAGATCCGCGTTGACGGAGAGGAGGTTCAGCTGAGGGACAAACACCCAAAAAGACCTTCCATCGGCAACGGTCAAAATTTGACCATCAACGGAAACTCTTCCTCCGCTGGAGTAAACGATGAAGTCATCAGCATTGTAGGCATTCTAGGACAGGATCACGATAAA GCGGAAGCCCGATTGGCTGCACGACGACAGGCTCGGGCAGAAGCACGAGATATTCGTATGAAAGAAATAGAAAGGCAACAAAAGGAACAGGAAGAAAATGCAGATCGAGCGTATGATATGTATTCag aaACATACAATCGTTCTACACGAGTCGCAGGAGGAACTCCGAGTACTGTTGCCGGAAGTAGAATATCGGCTACAGCCGCTTTTGTTCCACCAAATTCATATCATTCATCTAGACGTAGCTCCGAAGACTCATTGGAAGAAATGGGTAGCATCAGGGATTTGAGG CATGAACTAAAAGAAGTTGAAGAGAAATTTCGTAAGGCCATGATTTTAAACGCACAATTAGATAATGATAAAGCATCTTTTTCTTATCAGCTCGAGCTTTTGAAAGATAAATTAGAAGACTTTCAAGAACTATATACACAATTGCAG AGAgaacataaagataaatgtcGTGCCCATGATAATTTGGCTCGAGAATTTCGGCTTACAAAAGAAGAATTGGACAAATGTGTAGCAGCAGTAGCGTTGCGAGATCGTTGCATTCAGGAAGCAGGGTTAGAACTCGTAGCTGTCGAAGCGGCAGAAGGAGAAGGTCCAGGCGCTGCTCTCGTCTCTCGTGCTGGCCGTGAGGCACTAGAAGCTGCTGGGCAAGGAACTTTAG ATGTGCGATTGCAAACACTATGTTCCGAGAGGCAAGCTTTGGTCGCTGAAGTCAGACAATTGAAAATGCAGTTGGATGACGAACGGTCGAGAAAGAAAAGCGGGGTCCAAAATTCACACAATGGACCAATGAATGGCTCGGATAGTGATTCAGATTCTTTTGAACATCaaa GAGAAACCTCAAAGTTGGTCGCCGATTATAAATTCAGAGCGTCTAAAGCTGAACAAGACGTTTTGACACTTCAGGCGACTGTAACTCGGTTAGAAAGTCAAGTCATAAGATATAAAAGTGCCATGGAACAAGCTGAAAAAGTAGAAGATGAACTCAAATGTGATCGTAGAAAATTACAGAGAGAG ACTCGTGAAGCTCAGAGTAGAGTTGAAGAATTGGAAACGGAAAATAGCCATCTCAACAAACGTCTGGATAAGCTGAAGAATGCCAAGTCGGCGCTGTTGAAAGAACTTTGA
- the LOC143909406 gene encoding leucine-rich repeat flightless-interacting protein 2 isoform X3: MDSSGRRQRTQTKASAEDQALDQIAKEAEARLAARRQARAEARDIRMKEIERQQKEQEENADRAYDMYSETYNRSTRVAGGTPSTVAGSRISATAAFVPPNSYHSSRRSSEDSLEEMGSIRDLRHELKEVEEKFRKAMILNAQLDNDKASFSYQLELLKDKLEDFQELYTQLQREHKDKCRAHDNLAREFRLTKEELDKCVAAVALRDRCIQEAGLELVAVEAAEGEGPGAALVSRAGREALEAAGQGTLDVRLQTLCSERQALVAEVRQLKMQLDDERSRKKSGVQNSHNGPMNGSDSDSDSFEHQRETSKLVADYKFRASKAEQDVLTLQATVTRLESQVIRYKSAMEQAEKVEDELKCDRRKLQREIKNAAERIALLEANEIALKKSCKRLHEFNHYYY; encoded by the exons GCGGAAGCCCGATTGGCTGCACGACGACAGGCTCGGGCAGAAGCACGAGATATTCGTATGAAAGAAATAGAAAGGCAACAAAAGGAACAGGAAGAAAATGCAGATCGAGCGTATGATATGTATTCag aaACATACAATCGTTCTACACGAGTCGCAGGAGGAACTCCGAGTACTGTTGCCGGAAGTAGAATATCGGCTACAGCCGCTTTTGTTCCACCAAATTCATATCATTCATCTAGACGTAGCTCCGAAGACTCATTGGAAGAAATGGGTAGCATCAGGGATTTGAGG CATGAACTAAAAGAAGTTGAAGAGAAATTTCGTAAGGCCATGATTTTAAACGCACAATTAGATAATGATAAAGCATCTTTTTCTTATCAGCTCGAGCTTTTGAAAGATAAATTAGAAGACTTTCAAGAACTATATACACAATTGCAG AGAgaacataaagataaatgtcGTGCCCATGATAATTTGGCTCGAGAATTTCGGCTTACAAAAGAAGAATTGGACAAATGTGTAGCAGCAGTAGCGTTGCGAGATCGTTGCATTCAGGAAGCAGGGTTAGAACTCGTAGCTGTCGAAGCGGCAGAAGGAGAAGGTCCAGGCGCTGCTCTCGTCTCTCGTGCTGGCCGTGAGGCACTAGAAGCTGCTGGGCAAGGAACTTTAG ATGTGCGATTGCAAACACTATGTTCCGAGAGGCAAGCTTTGGTCGCTGAAGTCAGACAATTGAAAATGCAGTTGGATGACGAACGGTCGAGAAAGAAAAGCGGGGTCCAAAATTCACACAATGGACCAATGAATGGCTCGGATAGTGATTCAGATTCTTTTGAACATCaaa GAGAAACCTCAAAGTTGGTCGCCGATTATAAATTCAGAGCGTCTAAAGCTGAACAAGACGTTTTGACACTTCAGGCGACTGTAACTCGGTTAGAAAGTCAAGTCATAAGATATAAAAGTGCCATGGAACAAGCTGAAAAAGTAGAAGATGAACTCAAATGTGATCGTAGAAAATTACAGAGAGAG attaaaAATGCGGCAGAACGCATTGCATTACTGGAGGCAAACGAAATAGCTTTAAAGAAAAGCTGTAAAAGATTGCAtgaatttaatcattattattattga
- the LOC143909406 gene encoding leucine-rich repeat flightless-interacting protein 2 isoform X2, which produces MDSSGRRQRTQTKASAEDQALDQIAKEAEARLAARRQARAEARDIRMKEIERQQKEQEENADRAYDMYSETYNRSTRVAGGTPSTVAGSRISATAAFVPPNSYHSSRRSSEDSLEEMGSIRDLRHELKEVEEKFRKAMILNAQLDNDKASFSYQLELLKDKLEDFQELYTQLQREHKDKCRAHDNLAREFRLTKEELDKCVAAVALRDRCIQEAGLELVAVEAAEGEGPGAALVSRAGREALEAAGQGTLDVRLQTLCSERQALVAEVRQLKMQLDDERSRKKSGVQNSHNGPMNGSDSDSDSFEHQRETSKLVADYKFRASKAEQDVLTLQATVTRLESQVIRYKSAMEQAEKVEDELKCDRRKLQRETREAQSRVEELETENSHLNKRLDKLKNAKSALLKEL; this is translated from the exons GCGGAAGCCCGATTGGCTGCACGACGACAGGCTCGGGCAGAAGCACGAGATATTCGTATGAAAGAAATAGAAAGGCAACAAAAGGAACAGGAAGAAAATGCAGATCGAGCGTATGATATGTATTCag aaACATACAATCGTTCTACACGAGTCGCAGGAGGAACTCCGAGTACTGTTGCCGGAAGTAGAATATCGGCTACAGCCGCTTTTGTTCCACCAAATTCATATCATTCATCTAGACGTAGCTCCGAAGACTCATTGGAAGAAATGGGTAGCATCAGGGATTTGAGG CATGAACTAAAAGAAGTTGAAGAGAAATTTCGTAAGGCCATGATTTTAAACGCACAATTAGATAATGATAAAGCATCTTTTTCTTATCAGCTCGAGCTTTTGAAAGATAAATTAGAAGACTTTCAAGAACTATATACACAATTGCAG AGAgaacataaagataaatgtcGTGCCCATGATAATTTGGCTCGAGAATTTCGGCTTACAAAAGAAGAATTGGACAAATGTGTAGCAGCAGTAGCGTTGCGAGATCGTTGCATTCAGGAAGCAGGGTTAGAACTCGTAGCTGTCGAAGCGGCAGAAGGAGAAGGTCCAGGCGCTGCTCTCGTCTCTCGTGCTGGCCGTGAGGCACTAGAAGCTGCTGGGCAAGGAACTTTAG ATGTGCGATTGCAAACACTATGTTCCGAGAGGCAAGCTTTGGTCGCTGAAGTCAGACAATTGAAAATGCAGTTGGATGACGAACGGTCGAGAAAGAAAAGCGGGGTCCAAAATTCACACAATGGACCAATGAATGGCTCGGATAGTGATTCAGATTCTTTTGAACATCaaa GAGAAACCTCAAAGTTGGTCGCCGATTATAAATTCAGAGCGTCTAAAGCTGAACAAGACGTTTTGACACTTCAGGCGACTGTAACTCGGTTAGAAAGTCAAGTCATAAGATATAAAAGTGCCATGGAACAAGCTGAAAAAGTAGAAGATGAACTCAAATGTGATCGTAGAAAATTACAGAGAGAG ACTCGTGAAGCTCAGAGTAGAGTTGAAGAATTGGAAACGGAAAATAGCCATCTCAACAAACGTCTGGATAAGCTGAAGAATGCCAAGTCGGCGCTGTTGAAAGAACTTTGA
- the sni gene encoding SDR family oxidoreductase sniffer isoform X2, with translation MKTTQIKTEYKNSHFIFEQELQELSGKFENLHIVKLDLSDIDSYKSVVEEISNYTKENGLNLLINNAGVTSKFTTLNYVKSQQLIDNFMINTVAPILLTKQLLPLLKLASQKNPSSIGINRAAIVNMSSILGSIALNDNGGFYPYRCSKTALNAATRSMSIDLKKDNIMVVSLHPGWVKTDMGGANAPLDIETSTQGMIKTLESLNETSTGRFYQYDGEELAW, from the exons ATGAAAACAACTCAAATCAAAACCGAGTACAAAAATTCACATTTCATTTTCGAACAG GAACTCCAAGAACTAAgcggaaaattcgaaaatctTCACATAGTGAAATTAG ATTTATCAGATATCGATTCGTACAAAAGTGTGGTGGAAGAAATATCAAATTATACCAAAGAGAATGGTTTAAATCTATTGATAAACAACGCCGGTGTAACTTCCAAGTTCACAACGTTGAATTATGTCAAATCTCAACAGCTAATTGACAATTTCATGATTAACACTGTAGCTCCGATACTGCTGACTAAA CAACTGTTACCATTGTTGAAACTCGCTTCCCAAAAAAATCCTTCGTCGATTGGAATCAACCGGGCTGCCATCGTTAACATGAGTTCAATCCTAGGCTCCATTGCATTGAATGATAATGGAGGATTTTACCCCTATAGATGTTCCAAA ACAGCATTGAATGCCGCAACTCGGTCAATGAGCATCGACTTGAAGAAAGACAACATAATGGTAGTATCGTTGCATCCCGGTTGGGTCAAAACAGATATGGGAGGAGCAAATGCTCCACTCGATATCGAAACCAGCACTCAAGGAATGATCAAGACGTTAGAAAGCTTGAATGAAACTAGTACGGGCCGTTTCTATCAATACGATGGAGAAGAACTGGCCTGGTAA